The nucleotide window GGGACCCGTGGAGTGTCCACGGGTATCTCGTCCGCCCGGATGAATCGCCGTATCGAAGTGGTGCCCCCCGCCCCCCGCACTGCGTCAGCTCCTGTGGGTGTCGTAGCCCGGCACGTTCGCGGCACGCGCCAGGTCGAGATCGAGGGCTTCGCGGCGGATGCGCTGGTCGACGTAGAGCAGCGCCATCACTCCCGCGGTGAAGGGGTAGGTCAGCGTCGAGACGATGACCTCGCCGATGCCCGAGACGATGAGGAAGGGCCAGCCGAACTCGGCGCTGCCGTTCATCAGGTCGCCGATCCCGGCGCCGTCCATGGCGATCGCGACGATGGCGAAGGGGACGCCGATGACCAGGGCCACGACGATGACCAGCAGGTAGGTGAGCGCCAGGATGCCGAAGGTGCGCCACCACGCACCCTGGACCAGCTTCGCGGAGCGGCGCATCGAGGTCAGGATCGACTGTCGTTCCAGCATCAGTGCCGGAGCGGCGAGTGTGAAGCGGACCATCAGCCAGAGGACGACGACCAGCGCGGCGGTGAAGCCGAGCAGGGCCAGCATGATCCCGGCGGTGGAGCCGATCAGCAGGCCGGGGAGCAGACCGGCCGCCATGATCGCGGTGCTCATGAGGCTGAGCAGGAGGGTCAGGCCGAGCAGCTGCGGGAGCCTGGGGCGGGCCTCGGTCCAGGCATCGGAGAGCGTCGCGCGGCGGCCGAGTACCGAACGGCTGATCACCACGGTCAGCACCGCTGTGGTGATGAGCGTGGCGATCAACGAGATGAGTGTCGCCGGGGCGCTGCTGAGCAGGGTGGACTGCATGGAGTCCGCGGTCTGGCGCAGAGCCTCGGCGCCGACGGCGTTCGGGTCGACCGATACCGGCGCGGGCAGCAGATAGCGCTGGATGAGAATGATCGCGACCTGCGCGATCACGGCGACGGTGAGGCTGACGCCCAATACCGTGCGCCAGTGGGCGCGCATCGTGGACACCGCGCCGTCGAGGATTTCGCCGATGCTCAGGGGGCGGAGCGGGATGACCCCGGGCTTCGCCGCCATGGGCGCGTTGCCCCATCCCGGGCCCTGCGGGGCGCCTCCCCAGCCGGGCGCCGGCGGGTGTGCTCCGGGGCCGGTGCCGGACGTGCTCGGTGGGGACCACTGCCCGGGAGGCGGCTGCGCGGGAGACCACTGGGGTGCAGGGCTGCCGGCGTCCACGGGCTCGGAGGGGCGGGGGATTCCCGCCTCCTGGCCGTCGGAGGGGGCAGATCCGGGCGAGGCCCAGCCCGGAGAGTCGTTCATTCTCGCTCCTTCACGATCCCGTCCGCTCATCGGGGCGGGAGGTTGGCAGCCATCGTGCCACGCGACGCTGCGGCGCGGACCGGACGCTCCATCTCCTTCGTGCCTTCATTTGTGGACGCCTTACCGGGCAGACTGGGCGGATGGCTGATCAGGACGCGCAATCACCGGTGGGCATCGAGCCTCCGGCGCTCTCCGTACTTCGCTGGGACGAGCTTCCGGAAGGCCCTGTGCTGGTCCTTCTCGACCAGACCCGGCTGCCGGTCGAGGAAGTGGAGCTGGTGTGTACCGACGTACCCGCGCTGGTGCGGGCCATCCGGGCCCTGGCGGTCCGGGGTGCCCCGCTGCTGGGTATCGCCGGGGGGTACGGGGTGGCGCTCGCCGCGGCCCGTGGATATGACGTGGCCGAGGCCACGGGACTGCTGGAGAGGGCGCGGCCCACCGCTGTGAACCTCGCCTACGGGGTGCGGCGGGTGGCCCGCGTGTACTGGGCGGCCGTCGAGAAGGGCCTGACCGCCGGGCAGGCGGCCGGGGCGGCGCTCGCGGAGGCGCGGGCGCTGCACAGGGAGGACGCGGCGGCCAGCGGGCGTATGGCGCGATTCGGTCTGGCCCTTCTGGACGAGCTGTTGCCCGGTGGCGGTCATCGGCTCCTCACCCACTGCAACACGGGTGCGCTCGTGTCGGGTGGTGAGGGCACGGCTTTCGCGGTGGCCCTCCAGTCGCACCGGGCCGGCCGGCTGAGGCGGCTGTGGGTGGACGAGACGCGTCCGCTGCTCCAGGGTGCCCGGCTCACGGCCTACGAAGCGGCGCGGAACGGGATGGCGTACAGCTTGCTCACGGACAACGCGGCGGGTTCGCTGTTTGCCGCGGGTGAGGTGGATGCCGTACTTATCGGGGCGGACCGCATCGCCGCGGACGGCTCGGTGGCGAACAAGGTGGGGAGTTATCCGTTGGCCGTGCTCGCCAAGTACCACCATGTGCCGTTCATCGTCGTCGCACCCACGACGACTGTCGATCTGGACACCGCGGACGGGGAAGCGATCATTGTGGAGCAGCGCCCCGGCCGAGAAGTGACGGAGCTCACATCTCCGCACATGGTGTCACCGGGCGGAGAGGCGGGCGGACTGCCCGTCGCACCGGTTGGGGCCCCGGCGTACAACCCCGCATTCGACATCACGCCGCCGGAGCTGGTCACGGCGATCGTCACGGAGGAGGGCGTAATCTCCCCGGTCACGGGGGTCGGACTGGCAGAGCTGTGTGCCAGGTCATCGCAGATAACGATTAGCTAATGGGATGATGTCGTTTATGAAGGGACGCGTCCTTGTCGTCGACGACGACACCGCACTGGCCGAGATGCTCGGGATTGTGCTGCGTGGAGAAGGTTTCGAGCCGTCGTTCGTAGCGGACGGTGACAGGGCACTTGCTGCATTTCGTGAGGCGAAGCCGGACCTGGTTCTGCTGGATCTCATGCTGCCCGGTAGGGACGGCATCGAGGTCTGCAGGCTGATCAGGGCCGAGTCAGGTGTGCCGATCGTCATGCTCACTGCCAAGAGCGACACGGTCGATGTAGTGGTGGGCCTGGAATCCGGGGCCGACGACTACATCGTCAAGCCGTTCAAACCGAAGGAGTTGGTTGCCCGGATCAGGGCGCGTTTGCGGAGGTCCGAAGAGCCTGCGCCGGAACAGCTGGCCATCGGTGACCTGGTCATCGACGTGGCCGGTCATTCGGTGAAGCGGGAGGGTCAGTCCATCGCGCTGACCCCGCTGGAGTTCGACCTGCTGGTCGCGCTCGCCCGTAAGCCGTGGCAGGTCTTCACCCGTGAGGTGCTGCTCGAGCAGGTGTGGGGCTATCGCCACGCCGCCGATACCCGTCTGGTGAACGTTCACGTCCAGCGGCTCCGTTCCAAGGTCGAGAAGGACCCGGAGCGGCCGGAAATCGTCGTGACCGTCCGAGGCGTCGGTTACAAGGCCGGACCGAGCTGACATGACCCTGGGCAGCGCTGCTCCGAAACCCGGGGAGCCGGGAGTCCGTATGGAGCGGGCTGCCGGTCCTGGGCGGAAGTCTTCCCGGGCGGGCCGTCTCCTGCAGGGCGGACCTGTGCCCCGTCTGCTGATGCGGTGGGTGCGGCGTCCGGTGCTGCCCGCTGTGCGGCTGTGGCGGCGCAACCTTCAGCTGCGCGTCGTCGCCGGCACCCTGCTGATGTCGATCGGCGTGGTGCTGCTGCTGGGCTTCGTCGTGATCGGGCAGGTCCGCAACGGCCTGCTCGAAGCGAAGGCCAAGGCTGCCCAGACGCAGGCCGCCGGTGGTTTCGCCGCTGCCCAGGAGAAGGCGAACGAACCGCTCGTCCCGGGTGACCGGGGACAGGACGCTGCGGACGGCGTCACCGCCAACACGTCCTGGCGTACGGAGCTCGTCGACCAGCTCGCCAGCGGTGGCAAGAACGCCTTCAACGTGGTCGCGCTCAGCGCCGAGTCCGGCGCGGGGGGCGCGTCCAGCCGCGCGCCGCGCGGTTCGGGCAGCGTCGACGCCGCCAGCGTCCCGCAACGACTGCGGGACGACGT belongs to Streptomyces finlayi and includes:
- a CDS encoding glycerophosphoryl diester phosphodiesterase membrane domain-containing protein, whose product is MNDSPGWASPGSAPSDGQEAGIPRPSEPVDAGSPAPQWSPAQPPPGQWSPPSTSGTGPGAHPPAPGWGGAPQGPGWGNAPMAAKPGVIPLRPLSIGEILDGAVSTMRAHWRTVLGVSLTVAVIAQVAIILIQRYLLPAPVSVDPNAVGAEALRQTADSMQSTLLSSAPATLISLIATLITTAVLTVVISRSVLGRRATLSDAWTEARPRLPQLLGLTLLLSLMSTAIMAAGLLPGLLIGSTAGIMLALLGFTAALVVVLWLMVRFTLAAPALMLERQSILTSMRRSAKLVQGAWWRTFGILALTYLLVIVVALVIGVPFAIVAIAMDGAGIGDLMNGSAEFGWPFLIVSGIGEVIVSTLTYPFTAGVMALLYVDQRIRREALDLDLARAANVPGYDTHRS
- the mtrA gene encoding two-component system response regulator MtrA translates to MMSFMKGRVLVVDDDTALAEMLGIVLRGEGFEPSFVADGDRALAAFREAKPDLVLLDLMLPGRDGIEVCRLIRAESGVPIVMLTAKSDTVDVVVGLESGADDYIVKPFKPKELVARIRARLRRSEEPAPEQLAIGDLVIDVAGHSVKREGQSIALTPLEFDLLVALARKPWQVFTREVLLEQVWGYRHAADTRLVNVHVQRLRSKVEKDPERPEIVVTVRGVGYKAGPS
- the mtnA gene encoding S-methyl-5-thioribose-1-phosphate isomerase, yielding MADQDAQSPVGIEPPALSVLRWDELPEGPVLVLLDQTRLPVEEVELVCTDVPALVRAIRALAVRGAPLLGIAGGYGVALAAARGYDVAEATGLLERARPTAVNLAYGVRRVARVYWAAVEKGLTAGQAAGAALAEARALHREDAAASGRMARFGLALLDELLPGGGHRLLTHCNTGALVSGGEGTAFAVALQSHRAGRLRRLWVDETRPLLQGARLTAYEAARNGMAYSLLTDNAAGSLFAAGEVDAVLIGADRIAADGSVANKVGSYPLAVLAKYHHVPFIVVAPTTTVDLDTADGEAIIVEQRPGREVTELTSPHMVSPGGEAGGLPVAPVGAPAYNPAFDITPPELVTAIVTEEGVISPVTGVGLAELCARSSQITIS